The Geothrix sp. genome window below encodes:
- a CDS encoding pyridoxine 5'-phosphate synthase: MNLRLGVNIDHVATLRQARGGHEPEPVAAALLAQSAGAHGITVHLRGDRRHIQDRDLRLLKEVLAVPLNVECAATPEALEAVIPARPSWVTLVPESREELTTQGGLDAIFLQGMLRPVLRELRSAGIRVSLFVDPVLDQVKMAAKLEADAVELNTGVYSDLPMDSDATAELAKIRDAARLGSRLGLRVLAGHGLNLQNVGPIAAIPEVEELNIGHSLIGRAVLVGLERAVEEMLGAVMEARP, encoded by the coding sequence TTGAACCTCAGGCTTGGCGTCAACATCGACCATGTGGCCACCCTCCGGCAGGCCCGGGGAGGGCATGAGCCCGAACCCGTCGCCGCCGCCCTGCTGGCCCAGAGCGCCGGGGCCCATGGCATCACGGTCCACCTCCGGGGCGACCGCCGCCACATCCAGGACCGTGACCTCCGCCTCCTCAAGGAAGTGCTGGCGGTGCCGCTGAATGTCGAGTGCGCGGCCACCCCCGAGGCCCTGGAGGCCGTCATCCCCGCCCGGCCCTCCTGGGTGACCCTGGTCCCCGAAAGCCGCGAGGAGCTCACCACCCAGGGCGGCCTGGATGCCATCTTCCTCCAGGGCATGCTGCGCCCTGTGCTGCGGGAGCTGCGCAGCGCCGGCATCCGCGTGAGCCTGTTCGTGGATCCGGTGCTCGACCAGGTGAAGATGGCCGCCAAGCTCGAGGCCGATGCGGTGGAGCTGAACACGGGGGTCTACAGCGACCTGCCCATGGATTCCGATGCGACGGCGGAATTGGCCAAAATCCGCGATGCCGCCCGCCTGGGCAGCCGCCTCGGCCTGCGTGTGCTGGCGGGCCACGGATTGAACCTGCAGAATGTGGGCCCCATCGCGGCCATCCCCGAGGTCGAGGAGCTGAACATCGGGCACAGCCTCATTGGCAGGGCCGTGCTGGTGGGACTGGAGCGGGCGGTGGAAGAGATGCTCGGCGCCGTGATGGAAGCCCGGCCGTGA
- a CDS encoding DUF4388 domain-containing protein, which yields MSNLRGTLESISLTDVAQLLHVNRKTGMLQVSSGKVSGVLYFSRGEVIHAETLSTRGEPAAFEILEWVSGQFEFLTTQLQIPVTIRRTVPDLLMDSARIQDSRKRLNTIFPRLTAVPWPTLPAPQLLEGLKLFAEERRVLPFFDGYRDFQEIMAASGQHDVAVLQAASILKDAGRLDVLEPDAHVAVTQLKTGLFRKGDHLELPKAMEGWWTVVGPYRHGVRNLRIIWPKGPAVERVEFVPGLPDKQVAIPRELMQAWGLAEGTHVKVRPAP from the coding sequence ATGAGCAACCTGCGCGGCACCCTGGAAAGCATCTCCCTGACGGATGTGGCGCAGCTGCTCCATGTCAACCGCAAGACGGGCATGCTTCAGGTCAGCTCCGGCAAGGTGAGCGGGGTGCTGTATTTCTCACGCGGTGAAGTGATCCATGCGGAGACCCTGTCGACCCGGGGCGAGCCCGCCGCCTTCGAGATCCTGGAGTGGGTGTCCGGCCAGTTCGAGTTCCTCACCACCCAGCTCCAGATCCCAGTGACCATCCGCCGCACGGTGCCCGACCTGCTCATGGACTCCGCACGGATCCAGGACAGCCGGAAGCGCCTCAACACCATCTTCCCCCGCCTTACGGCGGTGCCCTGGCCCACCCTGCCGGCCCCACAGCTCCTGGAGGGCCTCAAGCTCTTCGCCGAGGAACGCCGCGTCCTGCCCTTCTTCGACGGCTACCGCGACTTCCAGGAGATCATGGCGGCCTCCGGCCAGCACGATGTGGCCGTCCTCCAGGCAGCCTCCATCCTCAAGGACGCCGGTCGCCTGGATGTGCTGGAGCCCGATGCCCATGTGGCCGTCACCCAGCTGAAGACGGGGCTCTTCCGCAAGGGGGACCACCTCGAGCTGCCCAAGGCCATGGAGGGCTGGTGGACCGTGGTGGGGCCCTACCGCCACGGCGTCCGGAACCTGCGCATCATCTGGCCCAAGGGCCCGGCGGTGGAGCGGGTGGAGTTCGTGCCCGGTCTTCCCGACAAGCAGGTGGCCATCCCGCGAGAACTCATGCAGGCCTGGGGGCTGGCCGAAGGTACGCATGTGAAGGTGCGGCCCGCACCCTGA
- a CDS encoding FKBP-type peptidyl-prolyl cis-trans isomerase: MRASIACLSVLLLVSVYGCRTPQASAPHLSTSPSGLGIADLAPGSGPSPRIGQTCVVEALGWVEESGQKGRLFLDTRKRGYPATFPLGVGRVIKGWDEGLATMRQGGKRLLRVPPALGYAPHEIGDDIPPGATLLFELDLVDIR; encoded by the coding sequence ATGCGCGCCAGCATCGCCTGCCTGTCCGTCCTCCTGCTCGTCTCCGTCTACGGGTGCCGTACCCCTCAGGCCTCCGCACCGCACCTGTCCACCTCCCCAAGCGGCCTGGGGATCGCGGACCTCGCCCCTGGGAGCGGCCCCTCCCCGCGGATCGGCCAGACCTGCGTGGTCGAGGCCTTGGGCTGGGTGGAGGAGAGCGGCCAGAAGGGGCGCCTCTTCCTCGACACGCGCAAGCGGGGTTATCCCGCCACCTTCCCCCTCGGCGTCGGCCGGGTCATCAAGGGGTGGGACGAAGGCCTTGCGACCATGAGGCAGGGCGGGAAGCGCCTGCTCCGGGTGCCCCCCGCCCTCGGTTACGCCCCCCACGAGATCGGTGACGACATCCCTCCCGGAGCCACGCTGCTCTTCGAGTTGGATCTCGTCGACATCCGCTAG
- a CDS encoding ABC transporter permease has protein sequence MWNRIKALVWKEFLQLRRDRMTLAFTLGMPLMQLIIFGFAINYDVKHMPAAVLDESRSQESRSFVDGLVATQYFDVKAHVASEAELRAALDRGRAQVGVWFPPDYARRIRSGQTGEVMILVDGSSPTTAGSAMSTAAGVGQLRNTQLLYDRMGYGGAAKPVMPVEVRIRPWYNPDLRSPTFIVPGLVGVILSMTCIMFAANAIVREKERGTLDQVLVTPVTPMELFAGKIIPVVVMAYAQMTVLFGVAHLFFHVPVAGSVLLLYLMAGLFIVAMLGIGIRISTTAQSQGQSAQMSMLTFLPFVFLSGYIFPREGMPLPFFLLGEIMPLTHFLIIIRAVVLRGAGLEAFWPEVLKLLGLSAVIWTMALRSMKRAEA, from the coding sequence ATGTGGAACCGCATCAAAGCCCTGGTCTGGAAGGAATTCCTGCAGCTGCGCCGGGACCGGATGACCCTGGCCTTCACGCTGGGCATGCCCCTCATGCAGCTCATCATCTTCGGCTTCGCCATCAACTACGATGTGAAGCACATGCCGGCGGCGGTGCTGGACGAGTCCCGGAGCCAGGAGAGCCGCAGCTTCGTGGATGGCCTGGTGGCCACCCAATACTTCGATGTGAAGGCCCATGTCGCCTCCGAGGCTGAGCTCCGCGCGGCCCTGGACCGGGGCCGGGCCCAGGTGGGCGTGTGGTTCCCGCCGGACTACGCCCGCCGCATCCGGTCGGGCCAGACCGGCGAGGTGATGATCCTCGTGGATGGCTCCAGTCCCACCACGGCGGGCAGCGCCATGTCCACGGCCGCCGGGGTGGGGCAGCTCCGCAACACCCAGCTGCTGTATGACCGCATGGGCTACGGCGGTGCCGCCAAGCCCGTGATGCCGGTGGAGGTGCGGATCCGGCCGTGGTACAACCCGGATCTCCGCAGCCCCACCTTCATCGTGCCAGGCCTGGTGGGCGTGATCCTCTCCATGACCTGCATCATGTTCGCGGCCAACGCCATCGTGCGAGAGAAGGAGCGCGGCACGCTGGATCAGGTGCTCGTCACACCGGTCACACCCATGGAGCTGTTCGCCGGCAAGATCATCCCCGTGGTGGTGATGGCCTACGCCCAGATGACCGTGCTGTTCGGCGTCGCCCACCTCTTCTTCCATGTGCCTGTGGCGGGCTCCGTACTCCTCCTCTACCTGATGGCCGGACTCTTCATCGTCGCCATGCTCGGCATCGGCATCCGCATCTCCACCACGGCCCAGAGCCAGGGCCAGAGCGCCCAGATGAGCATGCTCACCTTCCTGCCCTTCGTGTTCCTCAGCGGCTACATCTTCCCCCGGGAGGGCATGCCCCTGCCCTTCTTCCTCCTCGGCGAGATCATGCCGCTCACCCACTTCCTCATCATCATCCGGGCGGTGGTGCTGCGGGGCGCGGGCCTTGAGGCCTTCTGGCCGGAGGTGCTCAAGCTGCTGGGCCTCTCCGCCGTCATCTGGACCATGGCCCTGCGAAGCATGAAGCGGGCCGAGGCCTGA
- a CDS encoding methyl-accepting chemotaxis protein, with translation MTDAPDDQIPTSGSDALVAEFQARRERLDQRLITLEELIGDLRRDLQGDSQASLLRLAQAARDMANGQVYQKIDIEAKGELGALVSSINQTLLNLQQLDASVKHQSTQVPELAAQLDAITSDTEEATQSVMNRLDTLMAASDDATRSLEACQKGLNEQSQRQAHLQEAVTGFLDRAAGGEDRTALAQEVLEFLFAQQVTAPAAATDLAPTKALLQQVSDEAFEILNILQFQDITRQKIEKVVILLKQFQSGLNRLLVIFNIHSGAMSGEGFAERRVATQDHIFETSLEADSRKDSVDDIIAQFKKTGGN, from the coding sequence ATGACCGATGCCCCCGACGACCAGATTCCAACCAGCGGCTCCGATGCCCTGGTGGCCGAGTTCCAGGCCCGCCGGGAGCGGCTTGACCAGCGGCTCATCACCCTCGAAGAACTGATCGGGGACCTGCGCCGGGATCTCCAGGGGGATTCCCAGGCCAGCCTCCTGCGCCTGGCCCAGGCCGCCCGGGACATGGCCAACGGTCAGGTGTACCAAAAGATCGACATCGAGGCCAAAGGCGAACTGGGGGCGCTCGTCTCCAGCATCAACCAGACCCTCCTCAACCTGCAGCAGCTGGATGCCTCGGTGAAGCACCAGAGCACCCAGGTGCCGGAACTGGCCGCCCAGCTCGACGCCATCACCTCGGACACCGAAGAGGCCACCCAGAGCGTCATGAACCGCCTGGATACCCTCATGGCCGCCAGCGACGACGCCACGCGAAGCCTCGAGGCCTGCCAGAAGGGCCTGAATGAACAGAGCCAGCGGCAGGCCCACCTGCAGGAGGCCGTCACCGGCTTCCTGGACCGGGCCGCGGGCGGTGAGGATCGGACCGCCCTGGCTCAGGAAGTGCTCGAATTCCTGTTCGCCCAGCAGGTCACGGCTCCGGCCGCGGCGACGGACCTGGCCCCCACGAAGGCCCTGCTCCAGCAGGTGAGCGATGAGGCCTTCGAGATCCTCAACATCCTCCAGTTCCAGGACATCACGCGCCAGAAGATCGAGAAGGTCGTGATCCTCCTCAAGCAGTTCCAGAGCGGCCTCAACCGGCTGCTGGTGATCTTCAACATCCATTCCGGCGCCATGTCCGGCGAAGGCTTCGCCGAACGCCGCGTGGCCACCCAGGACCACATCTTCGAAACCAGCCTGGAGGCCGACAGCCGCAAGGACAGCGTCGACGACATCATCGCCCAGTTCAAGAAGACCGGCGGAAACTGA
- a CDS encoding tyrosine-type recombinase/integrase: MVTGKGAAPLGEGIQAFHLEQRARGVSPHTARAQQGDLDKLLDHAVRSRWDDWEVSPRTVRGFALELGDRGLDPASQARILSTVRGFFRWLWETRRITKNPASGLRNPKQPQRLPAFLTEGESQALLDLPPAIDFPSSRLTCLLELLYASGLRVSELVGLDLQDLLMDQRTLRVLGKGRKERLVPYHVQAAEILTAYLGFRSAFLAAKGLPPNAALFLNQRGGRLTPTSVRALLRAALEAASVRSRVSPHALRHSFATHLLNRGMDLRAIQELLGHASLSTTQRYTHLGLDELARTYEKAHPRAKS; this comes from the coding sequence ATGGTAACAGGGAAGGGCGCAGCGCCGCTGGGGGAGGGCATTCAGGCCTTCCACCTGGAGCAGCGCGCCCGAGGCGTGTCACCTCATACGGCCCGGGCTCAGCAGGGCGATCTGGACAAGCTCCTCGACCATGCCGTCCGCAGCCGATGGGACGACTGGGAGGTCAGTCCCCGCACCGTCCGCGGATTCGCCCTGGAACTGGGGGACCGCGGCCTCGATCCCGCCAGCCAGGCCCGCATCCTCTCCACGGTGCGAGGGTTCTTCCGCTGGCTGTGGGAGACGCGGCGCATCACCAAGAACCCCGCTTCCGGCTTGCGGAATCCGAAGCAGCCCCAGCGGCTCCCGGCCTTCCTCACGGAAGGTGAAAGCCAGGCCCTCCTGGACCTGCCGCCGGCCATCGACTTCCCCTCCTCGCGCCTCACCTGCCTGCTGGAACTGCTCTACGCCTCGGGCCTGCGCGTGTCCGAGCTGGTGGGCCTCGATCTGCAGGATCTGCTGATGGACCAGCGCACCCTGCGGGTGCTCGGCAAGGGGCGCAAGGAGCGCCTGGTGCCCTACCATGTCCAGGCGGCGGAAATTCTCACGGCCTACCTGGGGTTCCGCTCCGCCTTCCTGGCGGCCAAGGGGCTGCCGCCCAACGCGGCCCTCTTCCTGAACCAGCGTGGCGGGCGGCTCACGCCGACCAGTGTGCGGGCGCTGCTCCGGGCGGCCCTGGAGGCGGCCTCCGTGCGGTCCCGCGTCAGCCCCCACGCGCTGCGGCACAGCTTCGCCACCCACCTGCTGAATCGCGGAATGGACCTGCGGGCCATCCAGGAGCTGCTGGGCCACGCCAGCCTCAGCACCACGCAGCGCTACACTCACCTGGGCCTCGATGAACTGGCCCGAACCTACGAGAAGGCCCACCCCCGGGCCAAAAGCTAG
- a CDS encoding ABC transporter ATP-binding protein, whose protein sequence is MAEPVLQVRGLTRRFGDFTAVSELSFEIQPGEIFGFLGPNGAGKSTTIRMLCGVLAPSAGEARALGRDLFTEADQVRGRMGYMSQKSSLLTDLTVAENLRFFGGLYGLEGPRLASELDFRLKEMQVWAHRDLLVSKLSTGERQRVALAAATLHRPEVLFLDEPTSGVDPLRRRLFWEAMDELVAEGMSILVTTHNLAEADQCDRLAFILGGKLMAYGRPRALKEGLGRQVVELRTEGFRALRAAARTHPEVLAAELLGRSVRLSLPAEADPSSLLATLRQAGHTFEALPPELPSLEDLFVDLVQRSRAV, encoded by the coding sequence ATGGCTGAGCCGGTTCTGCAGGTTCGGGGCCTCACGCGCCGCTTCGGCGACTTCACCGCCGTCTCGGAGCTCAGCTTCGAGATCCAGCCTGGGGAGATCTTCGGCTTCCTCGGGCCCAACGGTGCCGGCAAGAGCACCACCATCCGCATGCTCTGCGGCGTGCTGGCCCCCAGTGCGGGCGAGGCCCGGGCCCTGGGCCGGGACCTGTTCACCGAGGCGGACCAGGTGCGGGGGCGCATGGGCTACATGAGCCAGAAATCCAGCCTGCTGACAGACCTCACGGTGGCGGAGAACCTCCGCTTCTTCGGAGGCCTCTACGGCCTCGAAGGTCCGCGGCTGGCTTCCGAACTCGACTTCCGCCTGAAGGAGATGCAGGTCTGGGCCCACCGGGACCTGCTCGTATCCAAGCTCTCCACCGGCGAGCGGCAGCGGGTGGCGCTGGCGGCCGCCACCCTCCACCGGCCGGAGGTGCTCTTCCTGGACGAACCCACCAGCGGCGTGGACCCCCTGCGGCGAAGGCTCTTCTGGGAGGCCATGGACGAACTCGTGGCGGAGGGCATGAGCATCCTCGTCACCACCCACAACCTGGCCGAAGCCGACCAATGCGATCGCCTGGCCTTCATCCTCGGCGGGAAGCTCATGGCCTATGGGCGTCCGCGGGCTCTCAAGGAAGGCCTGGGCCGCCAGGTGGTCGAACTTCGGACCGAGGGCTTCCGCGCCTTGCGGGCTGCGGCGCGGACCCACCCGGAAGTGCTCGCCGCCGAGTTGCTGGGACGCAGCGTGCGCCTCTCCCTCCCGGCCGAGGCCGATCCCTCCTCGCTGCTCGCGACGCTTCGGCAAGCCGGCCACACCTTCGAGGCTCTGCCGCCGGAACTGCCTTCCCTCGAAGACCTGTTCGTGGATCTCGTCCAGCGCTCTCGCGCCGTCTAG
- a CDS encoding long-chain fatty acid--CoA ligase, with translation MAQPIETIAQLFYTAAEKNLPDALAAKRNGVYEPISHAEIVARVERLALAMAARGLKPGDRVAFMSENRPEWAIADYACAILGTPDVTIYATLNADQAAYILKDSQSRWVLCSTREQLDKVLAHWDELPALEAAVLIDGELPAVASRNLLLWSDLQREGLAMEARRPEVRAWGEQRKASDILTLIYTSGTTGDPKGAILTHGNLVSNVLAGRATVANITDNERALSFLPLTHIFERMAGHFLWFHVGASIYYAESVNTVAADMLEVRPTLMASVPRIYEKIFAKIYDAVSSGSFIKRLIFHWAMLAGRQAVPYLLKGQEPPSWKGMWYRTAKAVVFEKIRQRTGGRLKIAVSGGAPLGGKIMEFFWILGIPILEGYGLTETSPIITVNRFGEVIPGCVGRPLYKEWNGRPFVKIAEDGEILCQGPNIMVGYWNNEKATQEAIDADGYFHTGDIGHFDDEGRLYITDRKKELIVTSGGKKVAPQPIENQLKVDKYISQAVLIGDQRNFITALIVPNFDSLVRWAGYKKITFKSHAELIKNPLVVAKVGSRVERVNEHLSNYERVKKIVLLDQEMTLEGGQLTPSLKVKRRVVNQMYAEQIEGMYTELKG, from the coding sequence GTGGCCCAGCCCATCGAAACCATTGCCCAGCTTTTCTATACGGCCGCAGAGAAGAACCTTCCTGACGCCCTCGCCGCGAAGCGCAATGGCGTCTACGAACCCATTTCCCACGCCGAGATCGTGGCCCGGGTCGAGCGTTTGGCTCTGGCCATGGCCGCCCGCGGCCTCAAACCCGGAGACCGGGTGGCGTTCATGTCGGAAAACCGCCCGGAGTGGGCCATCGCCGATTACGCCTGCGCCATCCTGGGCACCCCCGATGTGACCATCTACGCCACCCTGAACGCCGACCAGGCGGCCTATATCCTGAAGGACAGCCAATCCCGGTGGGTGCTCTGCTCCACTCGCGAACAGCTCGACAAGGTGCTGGCCCACTGGGACGAGCTGCCGGCTCTGGAGGCCGCCGTGCTGATCGATGGCGAGCTTCCGGCGGTGGCCAGCCGGAACCTCCTCCTCTGGTCGGATCTCCAGCGGGAAGGCCTGGCCATGGAGGCCCGTCGTCCGGAAGTCCGCGCCTGGGGCGAGCAGAGGAAAGCCTCGGACATCCTCACCCTCATCTACACCTCCGGCACCACAGGCGACCCCAAAGGCGCCATCCTCACGCACGGCAACCTCGTATCCAATGTCCTCGCGGGCCGGGCCACGGTGGCCAACATCACCGACAACGAGCGGGCCCTGAGCTTCCTGCCGCTCACCCACATCTTCGAGCGCATGGCCGGCCACTTCCTGTGGTTTCATGTCGGCGCCTCCATCTACTACGCGGAGAGCGTCAACACCGTCGCGGCCGACATGCTGGAAGTGCGACCCACGCTCATGGCCTCGGTCCCCCGCATCTACGAGAAGATCTTCGCGAAGATCTACGACGCGGTGTCCTCCGGCAGCTTCATCAAGCGCCTGATCTTCCACTGGGCCATGCTGGCGGGCCGCCAGGCGGTGCCCTACCTGCTGAAGGGCCAGGAGCCCCCCTCCTGGAAGGGCATGTGGTACCGCACGGCGAAGGCCGTCGTCTTCGAGAAGATCCGCCAGCGCACCGGGGGCCGGCTGAAGATCGCCGTCAGCGGCGGCGCCCCCCTCGGCGGAAAGATCATGGAGTTCTTCTGGATCCTCGGCATCCCCATCCTCGAGGGATACGGCCTGACCGAGACCAGCCCGATCATCACCGTGAACCGCTTCGGCGAGGTCATCCCCGGCTGCGTGGGCCGCCCGCTCTACAAGGAATGGAACGGCCGCCCCTTCGTGAAGATCGCGGAAGATGGCGAGATCCTCTGCCAGGGGCCGAACATCATGGTGGGGTACTGGAACAACGAGAAAGCCACCCAGGAAGCCATCGATGCCGACGGCTACTTCCACACCGGCGACATCGGGCACTTCGACGACGAGGGGCGTCTGTACATCACCGACCGGAAGAAAGAGCTCATCGTCACGAGCGGGGGCAAGAAGGTGGCCCCCCAGCCCATCGAGAACCAGCTCAAGGTGGACAAGTACATCTCGCAAGCCGTGCTCATCGGTGACCAGCGCAACTTCATCACCGCGCTCATCGTGCCCAATTTCGACAGCCTGGTGCGGTGGGCAGGCTACAAGAAGATCACCTTCAAGTCCCACGCCGAGCTCATCAAGAACCCGCTCGTGGTGGCCAAGGTGGGCAGCCGCGTCGAGCGGGTGAACGAACACCTCTCCAACTACGAGCGCGTCAAGAAAATCGTCCTGCTGGATCAGGAGATGACCCTCGAAGGCGGTCAGCTGACGCCCTCCCTCAAGGTGAAGCGGCGGGTCGTGAATCAGATGTACGCCGAGCAGATCGAGGGGATGTACACCGAGCTCAAGGGCTGA
- a CDS encoding response regulator, protein MSTVLVVDDDSEVRLVLREYIEMAGHRVLEATDASSARRALAQEPVNLVFLDVLMPGESGAALCHSIKDDPECQGIKVVLLTGYDGESAWREGLRSGADIFAVKPITRERIHVLLQELLAPIEGQP, encoded by the coding sequence GTGAGCACTGTCCTGGTGGTCGACGACGATTCCGAGGTCCGGCTGGTCCTCCGGGAATACATCGAGATGGCCGGGCATCGCGTCCTGGAGGCCACCGATGCGAGTTCCGCCCGCCGGGCCCTGGCCCAGGAGCCGGTGAACCTGGTGTTCCTGGATGTCCTGATGCCCGGCGAGAGCGGCGCCGCCCTGTGCCACTCCATCAAGGACGATCCGGAGTGCCAGGGCATCAAGGTCGTGCTCCTCACGGGCTACGACGGCGAGTCGGCCTGGCGGGAGGGACTTCGCAGCGGCGCGGACATCTTCGCCGTGAAGCCCATCACCCGGGAACGGATCCATGTCCTGCTGCAGGAACTGCTCGCGCCGATTGAGGGGCAGCCATGA
- a CDS encoding fumarylacetoacetate hydrolase family protein, translated as MAFVIPTPPRPAIPVEGMEPLFPVRRIYCVGRNYADHAREMGGDPNREPPFFFGKPHDAVVPGGGDIAYPPVTSNLHYEVELVVALSGGGRDIPAQEALACVYGYAVGIDLTRRDLQAKFKDKGQPWEMAKGFDQSAPVSALVPAARLGHPASGGIWLSVNGVERQRGDLAQMTWNVAEVIAHLSSYVALAPGDIIFTGTPSGVGAIVRGDRVRCGIEGIGELEIVLV; from the coding sequence ATGGCGTTCGTCATCCCCACCCCCCCCCGTCCTGCGATTCCCGTCGAGGGCATGGAGCCTCTGTTCCCGGTCCGGCGCATCTACTGCGTGGGGCGGAACTATGCGGACCACGCCCGGGAGATGGGCGGCGATCCGAATCGCGAGCCCCCGTTCTTCTTCGGGAAGCCGCATGATGCCGTGGTGCCGGGCGGTGGCGACATCGCCTATCCACCAGTCACCTCCAACCTGCACTACGAAGTGGAGCTGGTGGTGGCCCTCAGCGGGGGCGGACGGGACATTCCGGCCCAGGAGGCCCTCGCCTGCGTCTACGGGTACGCCGTGGGCATCGACCTCACCCGCCGGGACCTCCAGGCGAAGTTCAAGGACAAGGGCCAGCCCTGGGAGATGGCCAAGGGCTTCGACCAGTCGGCGCCGGTCTCGGCACTCGTGCCGGCGGCCCGCCTCGGTCACCCGGCATCCGGAGGCATCTGGTTGTCGGTGAACGGCGTGGAGCGGCAGCGCGGCGACCTGGCCCAGATGACCTGGAATGTGGCCGAGGTGATCGCCCACCTGTCGTCCTATGTGGCCCTGGCCCCCGGAGACATCATCTTCACCGGGACGCCGTCCGGCGTCGGCGCCATCGTCCGCGGGGACCGCGTGCGTTGCGGCATCGAGGGCATCGGAGAGCTGGAGATCGTCCTGGTCTGA
- a CDS encoding class III extradiol ring-cleavage dioxygenase: MDASTPLPSLFLAHGSPMLALDGGAWGQAVSDLGRTLPPLRAILVCSAHWEAAGPFRFSSAGRPGVMHDFGGFPEALYALDYPAPGSPDLAREAASLLQAAGLETQLDPQRPLDHGAWVPLRYLAPEAALPVVQLSLPRPRTPERLLAAGRALAPLRERGVLILGSGGVVHNLRHLDWQDASGPESWAKDFQSWVDARLVTRDAGALAKWRSAPGAVESVPTSEHLDPLFVALGASQSAAEKQAAPGKLFDGWQLGNLSLASYRFD, from the coding sequence ATGGACGCCTCGACCCCGCTTCCCTCCCTGTTCCTCGCCCACGGTTCTCCCATGCTCGCCCTGGATGGGGGCGCCTGGGGGCAGGCCGTCTCGGACCTCGGCCGGACGCTGCCGCCCCTGCGGGCCATCCTGGTCTGCTCGGCCCACTGGGAAGCCGCGGGCCCGTTCCGGTTCTCCTCGGCCGGACGGCCGGGTGTCATGCACGATTTCGGCGGTTTCCCCGAGGCGCTCTACGCCCTGGACTATCCGGCCCCGGGTTCCCCGGACCTGGCCCGGGAGGCCGCCAGCCTGCTACAGGCCGCGGGCCTGGAGACCCAACTGGATCCCCAGCGCCCCCTCGACCACGGGGCCTGGGTGCCGCTGCGCTACCTCGCCCCGGAGGCCGCCCTGCCGGTGGTGCAGCTGTCCCTCCCCCGGCCCCGGACGCCGGAACGGCTCCTGGCGGCGGGACGGGCCCTGGCCCCGCTGCGCGAGCGCGGCGTGCTGATCCTCGGCAGCGGCGGCGTGGTGCACAACCTCCGCCACCTGGATTGGCAGGACGCCTCCGGACCCGAATCCTGGGCCAAGGATTTCCAATCATGGGTGGATGCCCGCCTGGTGACTCGGGACGCCGGGGCGCTCGCGAAGTGGCGGTCGGCTCCGGGTGCAGTGGAATCCGTGCCGACCTCCGAACATCTGGACCCCCTCTTCGTGGCCCTCGGGGCCTCCCAGTCCGCGGCGGAAAAGCAGGCCGCGCCGGGCAAGCTGTTTGACGGCTGGCAGCTCGGCAACCTCAGCCTGGCCAGCTATCGCTTCGATTAG
- a CDS encoding ABC transporter ATP-binding protein has translation MILLEARDLTCRFGPKEAVKGLDLSLSEGDLVGLIGPDGAGKTTTFRMLIGLQKPSGGAVVRHLDRQGVSYVPQTFSLAPELTVAENLQFQAGLFGLPDPAPRIRRLLESVDLMAFRDRPSGALSGGMKQKLSLCTALLTEPRLLLLDEPTTGVDPVSRREFWELLHAVHDEGVAILFSTPYMDEAEYAHRMLLMHEGQVLQEGDRASFRRGLPGLVFRLVSARRREVQAALAALAPLDLFAEGEVLRVRFPDQDPAPLLARLSALPGVEQVRLAETSVEDVFLHALVEAGNLHG, from the coding sequence ATGATCCTGCTGGAGGCCCGGGACCTCACTTGCCGCTTCGGCCCGAAAGAGGCCGTGAAGGGGCTGGACCTGAGCCTTTCCGAGGGCGACCTCGTGGGCCTCATCGGCCCCGATGGCGCGGGGAAGACCACCACCTTCCGCATGCTCATCGGCCTGCAGAAGCCTTCCGGCGGAGCGGTAGTTCGCCACCTCGACCGTCAGGGCGTCAGCTATGTGCCCCAGACCTTCAGCCTCGCCCCCGAACTCACGGTGGCTGAGAACCTGCAGTTCCAGGCGGGCCTCTTCGGCCTGCCGGATCCCGCCCCCCGGATCCGGCGCCTGCTGGAATCCGTAGACCTGATGGCCTTCCGGGACCGGCCTTCCGGGGCCCTGTCCGGCGGCATGAAGCAGAAGCTCTCCCTCTGCACGGCCCTGCTCACGGAGCCGCGCCTCCTCCTCCTGGACGAGCCCACCACGGGCGTGGATCCCGTGAGCCGTCGGGAGTTCTGGGAGCTGCTGCACGCGGTCCACGACGAGGGCGTGGCCATCCTCTTCTCCACGCCCTACATGGACGAGGCCGAATACGCCCACCGCATGCTGCTCATGCACGAAGGCCAGGTTCTCCAGGAAGGGGACCGGGCCTCCTTCCGGCGGGGCCTGCCCGGCCTGGTGTTCCGGCTCGTGAGCGCCCGGCGCCGCGAGGTGCAGGCGGCGCTCGCCGCGCTGGCGCCCCTGGACCTGTTCGCCGAGGGCGAGGTGCTGCGCGTCCGGTTTCCCGACCAGGATCCCGCGCCGCTGCTGGCGCGGCTCTCCGCCCTGCCGGGCGTCGAGCAGGTCCGCCTCGCGGAGACCAGCGTGGAGGATGTCTTCCTGCACGCCCTCGTGGAAGCCGGGAACCTCCATGGCTGA